Part of the Zingiber officinale cultivar Zhangliang chromosome 8A, Zo_v1.1, whole genome shotgun sequence genome, ttttaaatttgttctacatataaaaaaaatgaggtacaaaaagtctaaaatgagtataatttcttataaatttaacATCATTTAATTAGAGGAATTATacctcattttaaatttattctacatataaaaaaaatgaggtacaaaaagtctaaaatgagtataatttcttataaatttaacATCATTTAATTAGAGTAAAAAAAAGTTTGCATGCATGAAATGGTAATAAAGTTTTCTTGATATAGGAATTTAGAGTTTAGGGACTAAAAAGAAAGTTGAATTTACTATTAAAGATTTTAGGATcgtttatttatttacttatgtttTTTTGCAGAGGCTGGTGATCAATCTGTGATCTAATGGCGAGAACTACGTAGCAAATTCGCCTGCATTTCCTGATAAACTCTGATTTGTATTGCTGTATTTTTGCTTCTTCATTGAACTCAAACTTCGCTGTCTAATTGTATCACAAGTGATAAATGGATGATATGCAGGAAGAAACTCATTGAGATAAGGATTAGAACATGAAGGAAGTACCAATTACTAGCTAGTTTAAACAAACCTAACACTCTTCAGAAACAAATATAGACAGAGATTCAATCAGTTTCTTCAGAAACGATGTATGATGTGCATGACAAAGGCACCAAACAGAGTCCTCTGCTCCTCAAACCTGCCTTCGGCTCAAAACTCTCCTCCCCTAGTTTATCTGCTGCCTCTTGCATTACTCTTCTTGATCTTTTATTTCCAGATAATCTCGTGTATTTTTCAGTTAAATTCTGGAAGATGCATAGATTGATACATACACAGTTATTAATTAACACGATAGTAATAAAATGCTGGGATTACTGATCACCTCAACTTGGCCTAGGAGATACTTGATGTAACCAATCGCCTCCATCAACACTGAAGCCGTGTCAGTCTGCATGAAGAAACTCATGACAAACTTACaaggattaatttaaataaaCGATGGATTACCTTGCCAAATGGTGCCACAAGCTGCTGTAATGCTGCGATCCTGTCACCCAGTTTCTCCTTTCtaatctttttattattattttttgtgtaAGAATCAATCAGATTCAACAAGAACTGCATCTcgtgttaaatatatatatatattaccttTAAAGGAGAGATAGAAGATCGGTGCTCAAACTGAAGCTTTCTGAGTGGTGGTGTGGGAGATGGTTTTTGTTCCCAGGGAGAATTGCATCGTCTATTTTCTTCTGTTACTCCACTGATCACAGACTGCAGCACCAGAGCATGCAACAGTGACTTCataagaaaatgaaaaatcaaatctaaatttgttTCATGGTTTATGCAAATGTTCTGACGGAGAGCGCGCACACACCTTTTGGTGCAGGAAAAATGAGCCCGGAATTGACTCCTGCAGATGGTGATCAAAGCCGGAAGGTAACAATTCCAGCTCCGGAAGATCCGCGTCCAAGGACGTCGACGGCAGCTCCAGCATCGCCGGAGTTGCCAATGCCGCCATGCAGCCGTATGCGTCGAAGCTTGAGCTTTCTGAAAAGTTCCTCGGCGGCAGCGGCCGAAGGCCCAGCAACTCCTCCTTCAACTTCTCCAGGATGATCAGCTGGTGTTCTTGTAGCAGCTGGTTCATGAATGCTTGTTCTTGAGTAAGCTGTGAGTTTATGGGTGATGCCTCATGGTTTAAGCTCCAGTCTCCGTAGCTGGATAGCAGCAATTCTCTGCCATAGGCATTTGATAGGGTATCGCCCCAGTTCCTGCAGGAAAATTGATTCCATAATTACTATGAGAATTAAAGATGATGACGGAAGaacacaagaattgaaatggaagaaaCTTACAGTATCTCGTTGTTAGCTAGATCGTAGTAAGGGAGACCACGAAGCTCTTCGTGGCAGTGGTGATCAAGATGTGGAAAACCCATCACGGTGCTTCTACAGCTGGGTCCTTTACCAAGAAGAAACACATAAATCTACTCCACTTTCCTCTTTAGAAACCGAACCTCAAGGATGTTCTTGAATCATCAAAAGCCTGATCAAgcagaaaaagagggagaaatcaTTAATTATATCGTTCATGTTACATAGGGCAGCTCCGAATTCAAAGGGTAGAGATGATGTTCTTACAGAGGGTTGATTGATTGCGTTCGTCTCTGCCACATTACAACTCTGCCTCTTCTATAAGGCAAGGCTTCAGGGTGTCCAGGTGATAGCAGCAGCagacccctctctctctctctctctcccgtcCATATTCTTTAGTTCGTGATCAATGagcccccacgggcgggatcagccggttatgacatggattcttgcaacatgggtcgagaggtcgagggtctgcggcagcaaatgcgataatatcaatatctgtccgtgctaaacacctgagACCACCATGTCATAGCCGGGctcgtattcaccgtgatttactccctctcatacttgtggggccggggtgagggggccgctgggttggcggttccaaccttttgcaACATAGTTCGTGATCAATGagcccccacgggcgggatcagcCGGTTATGACATGGATTCTTGCAACATAGGTCGAGAGGTcgagggtctgcggcagcaaatgcgataacatcaatatctgtccgtgctaaacacctgagaccaccatgtcatagccgggcccgtattcaccgtgatttactccctctcatacttgtggggccggggtgagggggccgctgggttggcggttccaacctttgCAACATAGTTCGTGATCAATGATCCTTTCTGTAATTTGCCTGTCATATCGCTATCAAAATCTAGTTAAAATTAATTACGATCTCCCCGAGTTAAGTTATAATTTTGGATCAAGCCAAGCGACCAAAAGCTGCCAAGTGGATTGTATGATGCTAAGCAAGGGACGGCCCATCCACCGCCTGCGGCCTCTGGCCACCAAACTCGACTCAAAACTATAATCTAGATAGAAAGGTGGACCCGAGGGAGATGGTAGTCAATTTTGACTGGATTTCAGCCGTGATCCGACGTGAAAATTGCGAAAGGGACTAGGGATTGCGGACCAAAGAATCGAATTtgatctcctctctctctctaatACAGGCATTAAAATTTAGCATtagaagacaagaaataaaaatcTTTTTCTCCTTGATTATTGTTCTAGCCAAAATACTATAGACGGTCAAGTTATCAGTCAACGAACAAGCTGACATATGTATACTCTGGAGATTATTGGGAAAGAAGATGAAAGAACCTAAGACACGCTCAAATGGGGGGTTAGATTAGCCGGGAGATGAACTCCAAAGCTACTCTAATGTTCAAATTAGAGTTTAGAGATGGTATATGGAAGAATGAAGATGGATAAGAAAGATAGGGAGTTTGTGAGAAATTGGGAAAAAAATGTCTCTTCTCATTACCCCAGTGAATGCTTATTTGGTTCTCTCAAAAGTACTTCCACGTCAACTAGAATATCAGCATTGCAGGGGCAGAAGAGAGGACCAAATCCGATAGTCATTGATTGTCTTTCTATTCATCCAACACCACGTGTCAGTAGATGGGTATCTAGGGGACCGGTTTTGATAACCTCGCAATCACGGTTATTACTCACAAGCCAACGTAGGGCATAGACCCCATTTTAAGGATAGAAAATATGACATCAATATGGAGTGGTTTTGGGGGAGACGATGTTGGGATCCGCCTTTGAAAGATAATGTTGGCCCCAGGACGAAACGTAGACAATGAGCGCATGACATCTCTAGGGTAATGGCCGGAGTCGATTCTCAAGAACTAATAATCTGGGGTTTATCCCACCATGCACCTAACGTCGTGGGTCCGACACTAGGGGGTCATTCATTAAGATACAGAATTACCTTCTTTTTTTTAAGGAGAACGTCGGTGACTGAGGTTGAGACAGAAGATGCCCTCAACGATAACAACAGAGACTAAGAGGAAGTCTGAGACTAATAGGAAATCTACTGCTGAGACTAGGAGAGTCTGAGACTGAGAGGAAGTCTACTACCAAGATTGTGACCGAGACTGAGAGGGAGTCTGCTGCCAAGACAATGGGGGAGATTAAAGTCTGAGACTAAGAAGGAGACTGAGACTGAGAGGGGGGGACTGAGACTTAGATAGTCTGAGATTGAAAGGGAGTTTGAAACTAAGAGATAATCTAAAACTGAGAAAGAAGACTTAGGGAGTTTGAGATTGAGAGGGAGTTTGACATTAAGAGACAATCTGAGATTGAGATGAAGTCTGCTGTCGAGATTGAGAGAGAGTATGAGATTGAGATAGTGTCTGAGATTGAGATGAAGTTTGCTGTCAAGACTAAGAGATAGTCTTGAGACTAGGAGAGAGTTTGAGATTAAGATAAAAGTTGTTCTCAAGACTAAAAGGTAGTTTGAGATTGAGATAGAGTTTATCTCTAAGAGTGAGGGGGAGTCT contains:
- the LOC122010248 gene encoding transcription factor bHLH110-like; translated protein: MKSLLHALVLQSVISGVTEENRRCNSPWEQKPSPTPPLRKLQFEHRSSISPLKIRKEKLGDRIAALQQLVAPFGKTDTASVLMEAIGYIKYLLGQVENLTEKYTRLSGNKRSRRVMQEAADKLGEESFEPKAGLRSRGLCLVPLSCTSYIVSEETD